One segment of Candidatus Zixiibacteriota bacterium DNA contains the following:
- a CDS encoding electron transfer flavoprotein subunit beta/FixA family protein, which yields MKTVVLIKQVPEIALIKVDEAANQVVLPQGPGVVNPFDEYAVEESLRIKEKSGGTCAVMCVGTQRAESALRDCLALGVDEAYLLTDDAFAGSDQQAIGRIIAAGLKKLGEFDLVLAGKQAIDSDAAQVPGAVAAILDLPQAMFVKKFESIENGKAVVQRSTEDGVDLIELPLPAVVSVVKEINEPRLPSLKGKMAAKKKEIVKWTAADLGIDSATVGAGSGTKTVKVATPPPRPSGEMITGDSPDDVADKLFRKLRENQVI from the coding sequence ATGAAGACGGTTGTGCTGATAAAGCAGGTGCCGGAGATCGCTCTTATCAAAGTCGACGAGGCCGCTAATCAGGTGGTTCTGCCGCAGGGACCGGGAGTGGTCAATCCATTCGACGAATACGCAGTTGAAGAAAGCCTGCGCATTAAAGAAAAAAGCGGCGGCACCTGTGCCGTCATGTGCGTCGGGACCCAGCGAGCCGAATCGGCCCTCCGCGACTGCCTCGCCCTCGGCGTGGACGAAGCGTACCTTCTGACCGACGATGCCTTTGCAGGTTCCGATCAACAGGCGATTGGACGAATCATCGCCGCCGGTCTCAAGAAACTCGGCGAATTTGATCTTGTTCTTGCCGGCAAACAGGCCATCGACTCCGATGCCGCCCAGGTTCCCGGCGCGGTCGCCGCGATCCTCGACCTGCCGCAGGCGATGTTCGTCAAAAAATTCGAAAGCATCGAAAACGGCAAAGCCGTCGTCCAGCGCTCCACGGAAGACGGTGTCGACCTGATCGAACTGCCGCTGCCCGCGGTTGTCTCAGTCGTCAAGGAGATCAACGAACCGCGCCTGCCGTCGCTGAAGGGCAAAATGGCCGCCAAAAAGAAGGAAATCGTGAAGTGGACCGCAGCCGACCTCGGGATCGACAGCGCCACGGTCGGCGCCGGGTCCGGCACGAAAACGGTCAAGGTGGCTACACCTCCGCCACGGCCGAGCGGCGAAATGATCACCGGCGACTCGCCCGACGATGTCGCCGATAAGCTGTTCAGGAAGCTGCGCGAAAATCAGGTCATCTGA
- a CDS encoding histidine biosynthesis protein HisIE gives MRKATKKKATKKATAKRKGASRRKVSDWSKEDVALLRKMYRTTPTKELAKQLKRTVASVQAKARSLGLKKAVRKAAKKVKKVAKKMARKARPKKAAKKKTTKKAAKKKTAKKATKKVAKKKATKKAAKKARRPRKKATRKR, from the coding sequence CGCGAAGAGGAAAGGCGCGTCCAGACGCAAAGTCAGCGACTGGAGCAAGGAAGACGTTGCGCTGCTTCGCAAGATGTATCGCACGACGCCGACGAAAGAGCTGGCCAAGCAGCTCAAGCGTACGGTGGCGTCGGTGCAGGCCAAGGCTCGCTCGCTGGGATTGAAGAAGGCCGTCAGGAAAGCCGCGAAGAAAGTGAAGAAGGTCGCGAAGAAGATGGCCCGGAAGGCGCGCCCGAAAAAGGCCGCGAAGAAGAAAACGACTAAGAAAGCCGCGAAGAAAAAAACGGCGAAGAAGGCTACCAAAAAAGTCGCGAAGAAGAAAGCGACGAAAAAGGCAGCCAAGAAGGCCCGGCGCCCGCGCAAGAAAGCAACGCGCAAGCGCTAA